One segment of Primulina tabacum isolate GXHZ01 chromosome 14, ASM2559414v2, whole genome shotgun sequence DNA contains the following:
- the LOC142525641 gene encoding uncharacterized protein At4g06744-like, producing the protein MQKCLVRLVEVLIFICMILLIALDVNIQVRCQKVIEVGGGGGGGGGAGGGGGVVKLQTTQPPAPSPSQVSSLFADERLAVVYPVIQKFKNLIISDPLNITATWIGTDICSYKGFYCDAPPDNKSAIALASIDFNGFQLSAPTLDGFLDQLPDIALFHANSNRFSGTISPNISKLTYLYELDVSNNLLSGPFPTAIVGMNGLSFLDIRFNFFTGSVPSQLFTKDLDVVFINNNNFLTRLPENIGNAHVLYLTLANNKFFGPIPHSISRVFSSLTEVLLLNNLLSGCLPYELGFLKQVTLFDAGNNLLTGLLPFSLGCLQKLEILNFAGNLLYGNVPEVLCSLGNLANLSLSDNYFTHLGPICLKLVKNGMLDVRKNCIPGLPLQRSVAECAAFFARPRYCPYTATYVHMPCWVPHPNSAPLALSELAPSPLP; encoded by the coding sequence atgcagAAATGTTTGGTCCGATTAGTTGAAGTTCTGATCTTTATCTGCATGATCCTACTTATTGCCCTGGATGTCAATATACAAGTTCGCTGTCAAAAAGTAATTGAAGTAGGCGGTGGCGGTGGCGGTGGCGGTGGCGCCGGGGGCGGTGGTGGGGTGGTAAAACTACAAACAACACAGCCACCAGCACCTTCTCCTTCACAGGTCTCATCTCTTTTTGCTGATGAAAGGCTTGCTGTAGTGTATCCTGTCATCCAAAAATTCAAGAACCTCATAATTTCCGATCCATTAAACATCACAGCCACCTGGATTGGCACTGATATATGCAGTTACAAGGGATTTTACTGTGATGCCCCTCCGGATAACAAATCCGCCATCGCACTTGCTTCCATTGATTTCAATGGATTCCAATTATCAGCACCAACCCTCGACGGGTTTCTTGATCAGCTCCCGGATATAGCTCTTTTCCATGCAAATTCCAACAGATTTTCAGGAACAATTTCTCCAAACATTTCCAAGCTAACCTATCTCTACGAGTTAGACGTAAGTAACAACCTGTTATCAGGGCCATTTCCCACAGCCATTGTAGGCATGAACGGCCTGTCTTTCTTGGACATACGGTTCAATTTCTTCACCGGTTCGGTCCCGTCCCAACTTTTCACGAAAGACCTCGACGTAGTATTCATTAACAACAACAATTTCTTGACCAGGCTGCCTGAAAACATCGGCAACGCACATGTTCTTTACCTCACCTTAGCTAATAACAAGTTTTTCGGCCCAATCCCACATAGCATTTCCAGGGTTTTCTCAAGTTTAACGGAGGTTCTGCTCCTCAACAATTTACTAAGCGGCTGCCTGCCTTATGAACTAGGATTCTTGAAACAGGTTACTTTATTTGACGCTGGAAACAATCTTCTAACCGGGCTGTTGCCATTTTCTCTGGGATGCTTGCAAAAGCTGGAGATTCTAAATTTTGCAGGCAATCTGTTGTATGGAAATGTGCCTGAAGTTCTATGCAGCCTAGGAAACTTGGCCAATCTTTCTCTGTCGGATAACTATTTCACGCACCTTGGTCCCATTTGTTTGAAACTCGTCAAGAATGGCATGCTTGATGTGAGAAAAAATTGTATTCCTGGTCTGCCATTACAGAGATCAGTGGCAGAATGTGCAGCATTTTTCGCACGTCCGAGGTATTGTCCCTATACTGCAACATATGTACATATGCCTTGTTGGGTTCCTCACCCTAACTCTGCGCCATTGGCCCTTTCTGAATTGGCTCCTTCACCACTTCCTTAG